A segment of the Myotis daubentonii chromosome 6, mMyoDau2.1, whole genome shotgun sequence genome:
AGAAGTTGTATAACTTGGGGTGTTTCTGGCCTTCAATAAATCCCGAATAATTACTTGTTATTTCCCTGAAGAAACATGGGTAATTTCACAAGTACGATTTTGCTATGGAAACAGGTACAATAgtcccccttatccatgggggataTGTTCCACGACTCCCAATGAATGCCCGAAACCACATATAGTACTGAATCCTACAtaataccgcccccccccccatatatatacatacatacacacaatttATGGCTTTTTGTTGGTATATCcgattgccagcatcactactcttgcactttggggctattattaagtaaaataagggtgaattgaatacaagcactgtgatactgaGATTACCAAGAAGCTATACTATGTGACAAACAGGTGGTGGCATCTACATGTGACAAACAGGTGGAGTCGATGGACATAGGGATGATTTACATCCCCAGAGTGAGACTGCAGAACATTTCATCACATTACTTAGAACAGTGaagaatttaaaacttatgaattgtttatttctggaatttccatttaatatttttggacaatgggtaactgaaaccacagaaagagAATCCAAGGATAAAGAAGGGCTACTGTAATTTAGtttcaaagtaaattttaatttttgcatgAAGCACTTTGATTAGTTGCTTCTTAATACTAACTGGACAGCAGAGAGATCTTTAATTTACTCTGCAATGTAGACACCTGCATGCACATGCTTCTTCGAAAAGGATGCCTGTCTGTCCCTCAATGGCCTCAAGGATCAGCGGGAGTTGCCCTATAAAGGCAGTGAATGGCAAAGGGGTGGAGGGTGGTTCAAGTTCCTCACTTTGCCACTGTTCTGCCTAGGCTGCAAGGTGCTTCTGCAGGTTCATATCGCTTCATATGATAAGGATCAAAGAGCAGAAGCAATGAAAGGTGGTAAATCAATGGAGAGAGTGGGGAAGGCTGGTGTGGAAAGATCAAGGGGGAGATAGGAATATGAGGAGAGATTAGCTAGAGTGCTGTGGGAGAAAGAAGTTATAGGCTTAACAGCAGTTTTCTgggctctttcctctctccttctgggTATGAGCTTGTGAAAATCATTTCATATTTGTTTGCTTCCTAAAACCATTTTTGAGAAGACAGGAAGCCGACAAAGCAAAATGGGAAAGACAGTGCCACAGATAAGTTAACTGAGGCAGTCTCCAAACCTCACGCTGTGCTTCAGTGTTAGTGGTGTTTCTTGCAAGCTCTCAGTAAGGCTGCTTAGCTTCCTAGCTCTCTACCACTATTCACGGCTTGGGAAGAAACTCCCAGGAGCGCAGTTAGGTAACTGTGCATTCCGGCCCTCAACAGTTATTTCAGGATAAAACACCTTGGTTCTCAATGTTAAATCCAAGCTGAACTTTCAGAACctataaagaaagaaggaagaaagagcatatatgcatttaagttctttggtatggggggggggggcagtgtgagGAAGGGAAAatggtgggggcaggctagaagaggtcaatgggggaaaaacgggggacatatgtaatactttcaacaataaagactttttaaaaaagaaagaaggagcaCTGTGCAGTCCAGTTTAGTTTTAAATccaaaaggaaaatgagaagcCTAGGAGAAGCCAGACTCAAGgatgaaagggaaaaggagagcaaCCACTTCTGTTAGTTACTTCACTTTCCTCTGCCTTATTTTCCCTGTCTGGGAAATGGGAATGTAATATGTAAAGCTCCGATATTTGAagaaagtttaaaagaaataatgtatgtGAGATACTGaacacactgcctggcacattataacaaaataaataatggtaACTGTTATTAAGGCTAAAATGGAAATTCTTCTTACGGTGCTAAGTCAAGAAAATTGTTACTGCAACTTATAAATCAAGATCAACTTTTAATTATAAGTGgggtttttttctaaaaaatgtatgtaaagttttcttgtaaaattttcaaatagaaaTTCAGAACATCATATTATCATAGATTTCTATCCCTTTTAAATGgggaaaagtaaatatttaccaaataGGTTCAGATGTCTGGGCTGTGAATGTGTTTAGAAAGCATAAACTTTCtcatttgataattatttttggttcactagggggaaaaaatgtttgcAATTGCAAAATTTGCAATTTCATATAAAGATGAacattcctcccccacccccagaatgTACATAAATATTATCTCACTttgaaaacagagaaaagagtGGGGGTAAAAACAACAGCAGATGCTTCCATCCAACAATCTGCATACAGTGGCCACTAAGAATCAGGCACATATGAATCCAGCCAACCACCAAGGCACTGCTAAAAGTGAAGTAACTAACTAGGTATCCTAGTGTAAGAGGTAGCAGGGTCTGGATTATGGAGATCTGGAAGATTGTGGTAAGGAGAGAACCCGGTTGGAGAGTGGAGAATGCTTTGTTAAAAAGGGTTAAAGACCTGTCAGACACAAAGCCCTGGCAGCTTAGAAGGGGTCTTGCCCCACCACTGCTGGGACTCATCTTTCCCCAGCAAAGGGTCTGATGCATAGCAGACCCTCCATGTCTCTCAGCCGTGCCATTCATTCTTGATAGAGGCCTTAAGAGCAACTGCTCAGAGAAAGGGTCCCAACCTAGGGAGCCAGGCTGCAGTGGCTGTTATCAGTGTAGGACAGAGTAGGCACTTGTGTTCAGGACCTCACGGGCATCTTACTAAAATGTAGGTTCTTTTAGCCCCATAGAACAAAACCTTGGGCATTCATGAAGCACAGATGCTCACCAGCTCTGAGATACTTTTTTTGAGAAAGGGTTaaaataaaggacaaaataaTGGCAGTGGGACTAaccccttgattttttttctttttttctttagtgcAATGTATCTCATTCATGAGTCATCTCTTTGGCCTTATTTTTAggagaagaaaatgttttttaaacatattttatatttcagagaggaatggagagggagagatagaaacatcaacaatgagagaggctgcctccagcatgtgcgccactggggatgagcctgcaacccgggcatgtgccctgaccaggaattgaactgtcacctcctagttcagtggtcagcaaactcattagtcaacagagccaaatatcaacagtacaacgattgaaatttcttttgagagccaaattttttaaacttaaactatataggcaggtacattgttattaacttaattagggtactcctaagctggcctttgctaaaaacgtcctcaatctgattaaggtacgttcactgaggtcgaccccttccgactctcccatccacactcgtcttgtatacttgtttcgtctatctcctttcgttcatcctctctatatgtccaaaccatctcaacatacctttctcaatcctcgatctacatcttctttcactccacaacgttccctaaaattaacttactAAACTTTACTTTTGTCACCTGCACGCGATTTgcagacgcgactagcactaaccactgcacaataagactgctgactgactggctcacgcAACTTATGCATGAATCGCGTGCGCCTCCCCCGCACCCCGCCTGCGCTGTGTCTCCCATCGCCTGACTGacagacaccccccacttcttccaacgccacttcttcaaaatagactctcgcaggccgaaaaccaacttctgcgcatgggccacgaagtttcaatcgcactgtacgtgcgcgcccgcacgtggtattttgtggaagagccacactcaaggggccaaagagccgcatgtgtctcgcgagccgcggtctgccaaccactgtcctagttcataggtcgttGCTCAACCATTCAGCCACTGTGGCCGGgcagaaaataacaaaaacaaaacatacatttttaagaggccttttctttttcctttaaatcttTTTTCCTATTTGTGCTGTCCTTGCCTTACAATTGGAAGGTCCTGGCAAGCTACAAACATCACATTCCTGAAAATAATGGCTAAATAGCAGTCACAGCCAAATGAGTTgggtttaaagcaggggtgggcaaactttttgactcgagggccacaatgggttcttaaactggaccggagggccggaacaaaagcatggatggagtgtttgtgtgaactaatataaattcaaagtaaacatcattacataaaagggtacggtctctttttttttagttttattcatttcaaacgggccggatccgacccgcgggccgtagtttgcccacggctggtttaacactagaaagactgaaatttagtatatacctacattgccccaaagcagtcaaaatgactgcattgtgaaagaataatatcggagcactcttcacttatgttccttagcttttccaataactcattctattcgacatttctttcatgaatttagggcgcaaaagaaataaaataaacaacttattagaacaagtatcactgcataaagattcgaataacaagtactagtttagcttattgagcaactgcaacttatcaaggatcgacaatttatcatgtacttgtatgttatcatgtgacggtaatcgaaaaaaaatgaaaactgttatttcaatacagagccgaactggtcatataagaaatttactcaattcaataatgagttaaaatttcccaagcagtcaaaatgactgcttttgggcaatataggtataacacatatatatatactggaaatgaaggagggggaggtaagtacaattattaataaatgcatttatatgttgtacaaaaagtcacaaaattctaagacattgtgtccttatatacataattgtttttctaattgaaattaaaaaacagtcaaaatgacttccttgggcaatctagtgttaaggcCTGACCCCACATTGGCCATGAAACTTGGGCAAATCTCTTTACTTCTAGGTTCCTCTATTTCCAAATCCCTATGACATAGAATACCTTCTTGAAGAGTATATGTGGTTTTATGTGTAAAGAGTTAAGTAGAGGATGGCCCAGAGGTGATCAGTAAGTTCCTGGAACCTCCACGAACCTTATTTAAAGGCACTACCAACCTCATTTCTTACCGTGGTGCTTTATATATCCTTCCTCGGGCATTTTCCAGATCTCTTACATTCCTCCCTTCGTTGActatccctttctccttcctcctcagctaTGGAAGGAAATCCAAATaaactcccctctctctctcctgctcttctCTCCCAGGTCCCTTAGTCCTAGCTCAGCCCACTACTCCTGTGTCAGAACATACTCTCTCACAACACAGGTACAGTCGAGCCCTAATTATGGACTTGTCTGTCATGCCCaggagagcagtggttctcaaccttggctgcacattagcatcacctgggagtctttctaaaatcctgatttctgggcctcatcctccggaaattctgtctctttgttatagggtggggccacaaccttagtaaccaagaaacagaatttccggaggacgaggcccagaaatcaggattttagaaagactcccaggtgattctactgtgcagccaaggttgagaaccaccgccttAGGCGATGTGAGGGACAGTCATTCTTAACTCCTCAGCGCTCAGCTCGGTGCCTGGCAGGCAGTAGGTAGTCAagccctacacacacacaaacacacacacacacacacacacacacagagatgtaACTTTTCCGAACGTCTGTCTAGAACGGATGGATGGATTCACGCGTGGGTGGCTGAACAGTGTGCTTCGGGGGAGGCGATGGTCTACGAGGATCGGTGGTTGTCTCAGCGTCCTTTCCCCTCCCGCACCCCCAATCCCCGCCGCCGCAGCGGAAGGATCATGGCCTCCGTCTAGGATCCAGCGGTGTCTCCGCTTTGGGACACCGCTCCGCAGGGCACCGGCAGGGGGCGGCGTTGTCACGCAGCTGGGTGCTCCCGGGGTGACCGCCCCGCCCCCTCAAGGCGCGCAGCGTTGGTGGGTGGGCGCTGGCTCCCCGGGCTCCCCCAGTTCAAAGGGGCGGACCGTTCCCCTCCAGCCGGGCGGCGGGGTGGCGTGGGCCGCGGGAGGCCACGTTCCgcctcgcctcccctcccccggcgcGCCCCGCTCAGCCCGCACCCCAGCGTCTCCCAGCCTCCACGCCGCGGGAAAGAAAGTTACTCCTTGTTGGGGAAGAGGCCGGGAGCGGCCGGAACGGGAGGCCAGGTGGAAGGGGGGAGCTTTCTAGCAAAGATGGTGCGAGTCCAGGGGGGGTGACCATCACACTCCTTCCGCGCTGCTGAGGCGAcggaagctggggtgggggtggggagacgcTATTTTACCCTTTACACTTGTTCTGTCACGTTTGGGGGGAAAACGACATCATTTCGCACTGACATTCACGTGAAAAAGACAAACCTTCGCACGGCGTGAGGAACGCGCTGCGCCGCCTTGGGTTCTCGGAGAGAGCACCGCCGCCGGACGCCCCAGGGCCGCGCTGCCCGCCCCGGGCCGGGGGCGCTCGCCGCCCGAGTCCCCGAGGCGTCGTTCAGGGACGCGCACGGGCCGGCGCCCCGCTCCTGGCGCCCCCCAGCTGCTGGGGCGCTGGGGTCGGACGCACGctcgcggccccgcccccgcgcttCCCCGGGCGCGCCTCGGGCTCCCAGCGCTTCCCGAGGTTTCGAGAAACGAGAAACGAAACCCAGGGAGCCGAACCCAGCGAGCGAGCCCTTCCCCTCGGGCGCGGAGACTGATTTGCATGGACAAGTGGACGCAGGCGTGCGCGAGGCCCGGGCTTGTGACTGAAGTCAACGGCCCAGGTGTGAGCGATGCTCCGCGGGTCGTGGAGCACCTCGGGGCCCGTCAGGAGGCTGGGACCACGCGCGGTATCCGGCGACCGTTTCATGTGTGGGAACTTTCTACACTTGCGGGATTTTAGTTGCGGTCCTATTTTTGAGGGCCACTTGGGACCCTTGAGGCGTGTTGAGTGTCTCCTCGTGGGGAAAGACTGTGGGCGGGGAACTGCCCATAAGTCAAATGTGTGTAAATACACGCATCTATatacgcgcgcgcgcgcgcacacaggGCCACCGGCCGGGAGCTCAGGGACCGCTGGCTGGCGCGGCGGCCGGCACAGTCCGCCGGGAGGGGGCGGCGCCCTATGCAGAtgagggggtgtggccagcgcGCCGCGCCGGGCCCCGGAAGCGCGGGGAGGCCCGGTATAAAAAAAGTACTGAAGACATTTTTCCCGCACAACTGCTAAAGCTCCAGAGACAGGAGCGCGTGCGGCGGGGCGGCAGCAGGAGCCGCCACCTCCGGGACCACCGCGGCTGAGGCGGCAGCGGCGTgggagggggcgaggggcggGACTGGCCGGCGCCGGCGGCCGGGGTCTGGGAAGGACTGAGTCGCTCGCGGCGGCCGGGAGCGCACTCGCCGCTCCTGGAAGTGTTGCGGCTTCGCTCGCAGTCGCTTTGCTCGCGGCGCTCCTAGAAGGGGCGGCCGTCTCCAGGTGACACAGACGGGACTCCCGCTTGCGCTTTCCAGATGCATCAGAGATACTTTTGGTGCGGGGCTGCTCTGCGGGGCGCGGCGGGGGACGGCGGGGTCTGGGGACGGCGGGGTCTGAGGAGGGGGCGTCTCTGAGGAATCCCAGGGACGAGCCGGGGAAGGGGttccctggggcagggggcgcgcTCTTTCCTCTTTGGGCGCCTGTGGCCGCCCGCCGCCTGACCgagctccttcccccaccccacccccgctttttttcccttttaggaCTGACCAGGGCCAAGTGGCATTCGGCGGGCACTTCATGGCGGAAGGTGAAGGGTACTTCGCCATGGCCGAGGACGAGCTGGCCGGCGGCCCCTACATGCCCCTGGGCTGCGACTTCAGCGGCGGCAGCGACGTGGTGGGCGGCTGCGGCTTCGACGAGCCCGGCTCCGACTACGGCGACAGCCCCACGGCGCACTGCAACGTGCTCAACTGGGAGCAAGTGCAGCGGCTGGACGGCATCCTGAGCGAGACCATCCCGATCCACGGCCGCGGCAACTTCCCGACGCTCGAGCTGCAGCCCAGCCTGATCGTGAAGGTGGTGCGGCGGCGCCTGGCCGACCGGAGCATCTGCGTCCGCGACGTGCGCCTCAACGGCTCGGCGGCCAGCCACGTCCTGCACCAGGACAGCGGCCTGGGCTACAAGGACCTGGACCTCATCTTCTGCGCCGACCTGCGCGGGGAAGAGGAGTTTCAGACTGTGAAGGACGTCGTGCTGGACTGCCTGTTGGACTTCTTGCCCGAAGGGGTGAACAAAGAGAAGATCACCCCGCTCACGCTCAAGGTAAAGTCACCCCGACCGGGGCTTGGGGTccgccccgggggggggggcggggggcagggggtcaaAGGGGCCAGGGGCAAAGAGAAGATGCCGTGAAAGAAATCTATGGCCGTGACAGGTCTGGGTGcgcttatttattttgcttttgattCTTTGCAAGGAGTAACCTAAGGTGCATGGAGGATGCCCAGTGTTTTACTTAACTTGGGGCTTCCGCGCCACAactctcctgcttcctcctctgaccccccccccctttccttctccttatTTTTTAACTCTTGGCATTCCTTGCTTGAGTCTTCTCCAGAGTAGATTCTAAGTGGAAGAATgaaatgatttcaatctttttttttttttgagtcattGTAtgtgccagtggttctcaaccttctgaccctttcaatacagttcctcgtgttgtgacccaaccataaaattatttccgttgctacttcataactgtcatgttgctgctgttgtgaatcgtcatgtaaatatctgatatgcaggatggtcttaggcgacccctgtgaaagggtcgttcgaccgccaaaggggtcgcgacccacaggttgagaaccgctgtaagtcATTGGGAAAATAGCAGCCTGAAGCAGAACCAAGCCAGTGAGCTTATTGCGTTGGAAAATGTGAATAGATTTCCTAGCTGCATTCAGCTGACTCCCTGTGTTTAAGATAGACGTGGTGCTTCTCTGGGTTTGTTCATGTGTTGAGGATAtagtgtgccccccaccccaaccacctCTCTTTGGTTCAAAGCGCATTTTACACATTTAGTTAAAATTGTCTGAGGAATCGGCCTCCCAGAATGTCCTAATATAGTTCATTTTTATTGCAACTGCCCAACACCCCTAGAGGGACAGACAAGATACTGATCTCATCTGTTGTCTCAGGGGGAGGAGAACTGAGTGACTAGAGACAAGAAGGAGAGGCAGACCAACTTTTCTCtgaatgctcttctttcttttgaaTATTATGTGAATATTGTACCTATTAGGCcattttcaaaaaataacatttcagaaGTCAGACATGACAACAGAACCCTTTAGTACTGTGCTACATCTGCCAAAAGCCTCAAACTATtatttctcctctctttcccaGACAGTAAAACCACTcgttaaatgtattttttttcctgttttcagaAGACTGTTTAAGCCTGTAGGTAGTGTTTTGCTGAAACTTGACAAAACAAAAGGGAAGGAGCAAAGTAAATGTCATCTGTGAGGAGGatgtatttacttattatttttgcTAGGTGTGCTCATCTTCTTGTTTTATCTTTTGAATTATAGGAAGCTTATGTGCAGAAAATGGTTAAAGTGTGCAATGACTCTGACCGATGGAGTCTTATATCCCTGTCAAACAACAGTGGCAAAAATGTGGAACTGAAATTTGTGGATTCCCTCCGGAGGCAGTTTGAATTTAGTGTAGATTCTTTTCAAATCAAATTAGACTCTCTTCTCCTCTTTTACGAATGCTCAGAGAACCCAATGACTGAAACATTTCACCCCACAATAATCGGTGAGAGCGTCTATGGCGATTTCCACGAAGCCTTTGATCACCTTTGTAATAAGATCATTGCCACGAGGAACCCAGAGGAAATCAGAGGAGGAGGCCTACTGAAGTACTGCAACCTTTTAGTAAGGGGCTTTAGGCCCGCCTCTGATGAGATCAAGACCCTTCAGAGGTATATGTGTTCCAGGTTTTTCATCGACTTCTCAGACATTGGAGAGCAGCAGAGAAAACTGGAGTCCTATTTACAGAACCACTTTGTGGGATTGGAAGACCGCAAGTATGACTATCTCATGACCCTTCATGGAGTGGTGAATGAGAGTACAGTGTGCCTGATGGGACatgaaagaagacagactttAAACCTTATCACAATGCTGGCTATCCGGGTGCTAGCTGACCAAAATGTCATCCCTAACGTGGCTAATGTCACTTGCTATTACCAGCCGGCCCCCTATGTAGCAGATGCCAACTTTAGCAATTACTACATTGCACAGGTCCAGCCAGTATTCACATGCCAGCAACAGACATACTCTACTTGGCTGCCCTgcaattaaaaatcatttaaaaatgtcctGTGGGGGAAGCCATTTCAgataagatagaaaaaaataaaaaagaagggaaaaaaaaggctgCGTGACCCAGCCCTGATTAGGGATGTGTTTTGTATAATGATGATCTGCTCCTGATTTTAAGCTTGGCAAAGTTTGTGGATCCTTTCATAGATATGGGAGCATGATCTTAAAATGATCCCCACCCaccatcaacccatgcaccaaatCTGCCTACCCAATAAGATTCTATTCTGAAACAAAAGAGACCTGTCATTGAAAACAACCAGGTTCTCCTAAAATAACAAGGGGAAAAAATGCTTGATGACAATATGGGTTTGCAGTACCTTGCTCCCATAGCTTTGCCATATGGGgtagggggtggcgggggggggggggggagtttctTATAAGTTGGAATTCACAAAAGGGAAAATACAGAGGAAAAAATATCTCACCCCAACTTAATTATCAAATCAGGAGTTCAGATAGTAATAATACAGGAAGAAGGGAAACTCTAACACTGGGATTATTATCTGAAGCTTGTAGCAAGTGCTTTTTGTGAAACTATCCTATTGCGTTAACAGAAATGGCTTACTCCAAATGAACAGTAGTAGGTTGATGCAGTTTTCACAACAAACAGCAGAACTTACGATGACACAATCCATTATTTCCAGCTGCGTgtttagtttgcatttttaaaatgtgcaaatgCAAGCAAAAACAGCTGTAGAAAGGAAAGTATGTTCAAGGACCAAAGATTTAACAGATAAAAATACCCAAGTAGAAGAGATAtagtagaatatataaagagttaCTATATTTGTTACACACCAATATACATCAAAGTGCCTGTTGCCTTCTGAAAATTTGAAGtgaaaaatttttatggtttaatgattattttgttttatcagggactaaagaaataaaacagcatAAGCTTGTGAATGGTGGAAGAAATGCCCTATTTTTTCTTGGCAAATACTTGTATAAAGCTAACATTGTTGGTGTGATATTATAGGTTCATGTGTATGTatattatgtgtgtatatagacATATTTGGGATATGAATATATTCACACAACACATTGACTATGGTCTAATGTAGCATATAGGAAATGTTTAAATACTGTGCTTTTATGTTTCAACAGGATGACATGAGACGTGGGCATATTGCAGTGATGAATTAAAACCCACATCTAAAAATGTTAAAGCAAATGAAGGAGGAAAACAAGTAATATATTTGATAGGAAGTACAGAGATTATACATTTTTAGTGagtgttttttccctttttttgtctgtgtgtgAACCATAGAATTCCAAAAATGGGAGAATATTTGTTTGGTagagcactcttttttttttatatttaactgcCATTTTGACAGTTTGAacccttttattgttttttatattacTTGCATGTTTCCACAGTGTATAATCCAGTAGATTCTGGATCCATGATAGTCTATTTAAATCCCTAAAAAGAATTTCTGGTGATCTGAACACtacttattaatatttaaatgaaaattttaatgaatGCCTTCTGCATTCTAAGACCACTAGAATTTAGTAAATGTGAAATGATCCCTTTTAAAGAGTATTTGCacaattgtttaaaatttatatatgagatatatatattatatataaaattttataaattcatgCCAATATGAAACATCTTTGATCTGGTTGTCACACTGCATTTAAATAGTTAGTACTGTATTTTAAATTCAATCACTTTGCATTGAATCAAATccaactttattttctctttctcaagaAGCCATTTATAGCTTTGTGAAATGAATTGGCATTACTATTTCAGTTCAATGTCAGCTAATCCTAACACCATTCCTTCTCCCAGCTCTAAATTCCTTTGGACACTGGTATCtgaaaatgaatttattaaaaacaaaactaacacaTAAAAAATCTTCCCTTTGTATTGTGAAACAGCCGCATAATCCCTGTCAACTCTAGTGGATGACTGCTTACTATGATAATTTCTATGAAGAACCAAcgagattttaaaaatctgatctgTTAAAGAGGGGCTGGGGAAAAGAATAGCATCATCCTACATGGCAGTGTAATTTGTTTATGGTTTTCTG
Coding sequences within it:
- the TENT5A gene encoding terminal nucleotidyltransferase 5A isoform X3 translates to MHQRYFWTDQGQVAFGGHFMAEGEGYFAMAEDELAGGPYMPLGCDFSGGSDVVGGCGFDEPGSDYGDSPTAHCNVLNWEQVQRLDGILSETIPIHGRGNFPTLELQPSLIVKVVRRRLADRSICVRDVRLNGSAASHVLHQDSGLGYKDLDLIFCADLRGEEEFQTVKDVVLDCLLDFLPEGVNKEKITPLTLKEAYVQKMVKVCNDSDRWSLISLSNNSGKNVELKFVDSLRRQFEFSVDSFQIKLDSLLLFYECSENPMTETFHPTIIGESVYGDFHEAFDHLCNKIIATRNPEEIRGGGLLKYCNLLVRGFRPASDEIKTLQRYMCSRFFIDFSDIGEQQRKLESYLQNHFVGLEDRKMT
- the TENT5A gene encoding terminal nucleotidyltransferase 5A isoform X1; this translates as MHQRYFWTDQGQVAFGGHFMAEGEGYFAMAEDELAGGPYMPLGCDFSGGSDVVGGCGFDEPGSDYGDSPTAHCNVLNWEQVQRLDGILSETIPIHGRGNFPTLELQPSLIVKVVRRRLADRSICVRDVRLNGSAASHVLHQDSGLGYKDLDLIFCADLRGEEEFQTVKDVVLDCLLDFLPEGVNKEKITPLTLKEAYVQKMVKVCNDSDRWSLISLSNNSGKNVELKFVDSLRRQFEFSVDSFQIKLDSLLLFYECSENPMTETFHPTIIGESVYGDFHEAFDHLCNKIIATRNPEEIRGGGLLKYCNLLVRGFRPASDEIKTLQRYMCSRFFIDFSDIGEQQRKLESYLQNHFVGLEDRKYDYLMTLHGVVNESTVCLMGHERRQTLNLITMLAIRVLADQNVIPNVANVTCYYQPAPYVADANFSNYYIAQVQPVFTCQQQTYSTWLPCN
- the TENT5A gene encoding terminal nucleotidyltransferase 5A isoform X2, with product MAEGEGYFAMAEDELAGGPYMPLGCDFSGGSDVVGGCGFDEPGSDYGDSPTAHCNVLNWEQVQRLDGILSETIPIHGRGNFPTLELQPSLIVKVVRRRLADRSICVRDVRLNGSAASHVLHQDSGLGYKDLDLIFCADLRGEEEFQTVKDVVLDCLLDFLPEGVNKEKITPLTLKEAYVQKMVKVCNDSDRWSLISLSNNSGKNVELKFVDSLRRQFEFSVDSFQIKLDSLLLFYECSENPMTETFHPTIIGESVYGDFHEAFDHLCNKIIATRNPEEIRGGGLLKYCNLLVRGFRPASDEIKTLQRYMCSRFFIDFSDIGEQQRKLESYLQNHFVGLEDRKYDYLMTLHGVVNESTVCLMGHERRQTLNLITMLAIRVLADQNVIPNVANVTCYYQPAPYVADANFSNYYIAQVQPVFTCQQQTYSTWLPCN